The following are encoded together in the Hypanus sabinus isolate sHypSab1 chromosome X2 unlocalized genomic scaffold, sHypSab1.hap1 SUPER_X2_unloc_8, whole genome shotgun sequence genome:
- the LOC132385974 gene encoding gastrula zinc finger protein XlCGF8.2DB-like, producing MPFTCSDCGKQFTRSSTLQRHQRVHTEEKPFTCSECGKGFTQSSQLEVHRRIHTGEWPFVCSACGKRFTWSSNLVRHYRVHTGEKPFTCSECGKGFARSYQMIEHQRIHTGEKPFSCSECGRRFKESDALVKHYRIHTGEKPFTCSECGKGFTHSSDVKIHQRIHTGEKPFICSECGKGFTHSSSLVKHCRIHTGEKPFICSDCGKGFTDSSKLVRHCPIHTGEKPFRCSECGKGFTRSTSLVRHSQIHTGEKLFTSSDCGKEFTRSSDFKVHQQIHTGHSPVLNVGMDSHIHLN from the coding sequence atgccgttcacctgctcagactgtgggaagcaaTTCACTCGCTCATCaacactacagagacaccagcgagtccacactgaggagaagccattcacttgctctgaatgtgggaaaggattcactcagtcgtctCAACTGGAGGTGCATcggcgaattcacactggggagtggccattcgTGTGCTCTgcatgtgggaagagattcacttggtcatccaaCCTTGTGAGGcactaccgagttcacactggggagaagccgttcacttgctcagaatgtgggaagggatttgctcgGTCATATCAAATGATtgaacatcagcgaattcacactggggagaaaccattcagctgctctgaatgtgggaggagattcaAAGAGTCAGACGCACTTGTGAAACACtaccgaattcacactggggagaagccattcacgtgctctgagtgtgggaagggattcactcactcatcagATGTTAAAATACATcaacgaattcacactggggagaaaccattcatctgctctgaatgtgggaagggattcactcactcatccagtCTTGTAAAGCACTGCcgaattcacaccggggagaaaccgttcatctgctcagattgtgggaagggattcactgactcATCCAAACTTGTGAGGCACTGCccaattcacactggggagaagccattcagatgttctgaatgtgggaagggattcactcggtcaaccAGCCTTGTGAGGCACAgccaaattcacactggggagaaactgtTCACCTCCTCAGATTGCGGGAAGGAATTCACTCGGTCATCAGACTTTAAAGTACATCAACAAATTCACACTGGCCACTCGCCTGTTCTGAATGTGGGAATGGATTCGCACATACATCTCAATTGA
- the LOC132385987 gene encoding gastrula zinc finger protein XlCGF8.2DB-like — protein sequence MPFTCSDCGKGFTRSSAPQRQQQVHTGERLFTCSDCGKGFTHSSAPQRQQRVHTGERPFTCSDCGEGFTRSSALQRQQRVHSGERPFTCLDCGKGFTQSSHLLTHQSVHTGEWPFTCSECRKGFTQLSTLVKHYQIHTRERPFTCSDCGKGFTQSAHLLRHQLVHTRQRPFTCSECGKKFTWSSQLKVHQRVHTGEKPFSCSDCGKEFTQSSDLKMHQRIHTGERLSTCSDCGKGFTRSCMLQRHQQVHTVGRVVTCSDCGMGFDQSFILVSPDRALTHGDSERSGT from the coding sequence ATGCCGTTCACCTGTtccgactgtgggaagggattcactcgctcATCCGCACCACAGAGAcaacagcaagttcacactggggagaggctatTCACCTGTtccgactgtgggaagggattcactcactcatccgcACCACAGAGAcaacagcgagttcacactggggagaggccattcacctgttccgactgtggggagggattcactcgctcATCCGCACTACAGAGACAacagcgagttcactctggggagaggccattcacgtgcttagactgtgggaagggattcactcagtcatctcacctactgacacaccagtcagttcacactggggagtggccattcacatgctctgaatgtcggaagggattcactcagttatccacccTTGTGAAGCACTACCAGATTCACAccagggagaggccattcacctgctcagactgtgggaagggattcactcagtcagcacacctactgagacaccagttagTCCACACAAGGCagaggcctttcacatgctctgaatgtgggaagaaattcacttggtcttctcaactgaaggtacaccagcgagttcacactggggagaagccattcagctgctcagactgtgggaaagaatTCACACAATCGTCTGACTTGAAAATGCATcaacgaattcacactggggagaggctgtccacctgctcagattgtgggaaaggtttcactcgGTCATGCAtgctacagagacaccagcaagttcacactgtggggagggtggtcacctgctcagactgtgggatggGTTTCGATCAGTCATTCATCCTTGTGTCGCCCGACCGAGCTTTGACCCATGGTGATTCGGAGAGATCAGGCACTTGA